The following are encoded in a window of Halorarum salinum genomic DNA:
- a CDS encoding alpha-amylase family protein has translation MAPSSHDTWFKNAVVYALDVEAFNDSNGDGVGDFPGLMEKLDYLDRLGVSALWLLPFYPTPNRDNGYDVKDYYGVDPRLGTLGDFVEFMDEADAHGIRVIADLVVNHTSDEHPWFRKARSDPESPYRDYYVWIDEPPPEDPERGTVFPGEVEDERVWTYDEEAEAYYYHRFYPFQPDLNLANPDVRSEIYRIMKFWLELGVAGFRIDAATLMIQPKPPSVEKLDDPHEVLRSLKRHAVSRRTDAVLLAEADDAPGELESYFGDGAEMDLLMNFVLNAHMIAALATERAAPLVEGLERLPPADVGQWMNFLRNYDELNIGRLPPDVRAEVFDRFAPEPNMRIYGRGIRRRLAPMLEGDERRIKLAFSLLFSMPGTPMLLYGDEIGMGEDLSLPGRTSVRTPMQWTDEENAGFSTAPAEELVLPVVSGGPFGYGTVNVATQRAEAESLLNWMERLIATRRESREIGEGTFSVIGAENPCAFAHRYDYNGNSVVCVHNLADETCSLEFDLELVQGDALYPLLGTAEHTRHDDGTCRVTLDGYGYIWLRLHRTGAGSSVTPPG, from the coding sequence ATGGCACCCTCGTCGCACGACACCTGGTTCAAGAACGCCGTCGTGTACGCGCTGGACGTCGAGGCGTTCAACGATTCGAACGGGGACGGCGTCGGCGACTTCCCGGGGCTAATGGAGAAACTCGACTACCTCGACAGGCTCGGCGTCTCCGCGCTGTGGCTCCTCCCGTTCTACCCGACGCCGAACCGGGACAACGGCTACGACGTGAAGGACTACTACGGCGTCGACCCCAGGCTCGGCACGCTCGGCGACTTCGTGGAGTTCATGGACGAGGCGGACGCCCACGGCATCCGCGTCATCGCCGACCTGGTCGTGAACCACACGTCCGACGAGCACCCCTGGTTCCGGAAGGCGCGCTCGGACCCCGAGTCGCCGTACCGCGACTACTACGTCTGGATCGACGAACCGCCGCCGGAGGACCCCGAGCGGGGCACGGTGTTCCCCGGCGAGGTCGAGGACGAACGGGTGTGGACCTACGACGAGGAGGCGGAGGCGTACTACTACCACCGGTTCTACCCGTTCCAGCCGGACCTGAACCTCGCGAACCCGGACGTCCGCTCGGAGATCTACCGCATCATGAAGTTCTGGCTCGAACTCGGGGTGGCCGGCTTCCGCATCGACGCCGCCACGCTGATGATCCAGCCGAAACCCCCGAGCGTCGAGAAGCTGGACGACCCCCACGAGGTGCTGCGGAGCCTCAAGCGCCACGCCGTCTCCCGGCGGACGGACGCCGTCCTGCTCGCCGAGGCGGACGACGCGCCCGGGGAGCTGGAGTCGTACTTCGGGGACGGCGCCGAGATGGACCTGCTGATGAACTTCGTGCTCAACGCCCACATGATCGCCGCGCTCGCGACCGAGCGGGCGGCGCCGCTGGTCGAAGGGCTCGAACGCCTCCCGCCGGCCGACGTCGGCCAGTGGATGAACTTCCTGCGCAACTACGACGAGCTCAACATCGGACGGCTCCCGCCGGACGTGCGGGCGGAGGTGTTCGACCGGTTCGCGCCCGAACCGAACATGCGCATCTACGGCCGCGGCATCCGCCGGCGGCTCGCGCCGATGCTGGAGGGCGACGAACGGCGGATCAAGCTCGCGTTCAGCCTGCTGTTCTCGATGCCGGGGACGCCGATGCTGCTGTACGGCGACGAGATCGGGATGGGCGAGGACCTCTCGCTGCCCGGCCGGACGTCGGTCCGCACGCCGATGCAGTGGACCGACGAGGAGAACGCCGGCTTCTCGACGGCCCCCGCCGAGGAGCTCGTGCTCCCGGTCGTCTCCGGCGGCCCGTTCGGCTACGGGACGGTGAACGTCGCCACCCAGCGCGCCGAGGCGGAGTCGCTGCTCAACTGGATGGAGCGACTCATCGCGACCCGGCGCGAGAGCAGGGAGATCGGCGAGGGAACCTTCTCCGTCATCGGCGCCGAGAACCCGTGTGCGTTCGCCCACCGCTACGACTACAACGGGAACTCGGTCGTCTGCGTGCACAACCTCGCCGACGAGACGTGTTCGCTCGAGTTCGACCTGGAACTCGTCCAGGGGGACGCGCTGTACCCGCTGCTCGGCACCGCCGAGCACACCCGCCACGACGACGGGACCTGCCGGGTCACCCTCGACGGCTACGGCTACATCTGGCTCAGGCTCCACCGGACGGGCGCAGGGTCGAGCGTCACCCCGCCCGGGTAG
- a CDS encoding glycoside hydrolase family 13 protein, translating into MNSTSSPTSTSTASVAESERTWWKESVFYEIYPRSFYDSNDNGVGDLPGIVRKLDYLDDLGVDVVWLTPVYDSPQADFGYDIRDYRDILDEYGTMDDWERLRDGLHERDMRLVMDLVVNHTSDEHEWFEKSRREVDPYTDYYIWREGDPEAGSGDPYDPDALPNNWDSLFGGPAWTYDERRGEYYLHLFDGKQPDLNWRNPAVREDVYGIMRWWLDRDIDGFRMDVINFISKADGLPDGDPSAVVTGSEHFINGPHACEYLREMDERVLSEYDVVTVGEMPGISVEDAREYVGRDGPLDMAFHFEHMRLDEGPDDPWNFRDWSLDDFRETFTRWQTGLAGEGWNALYLNNHDQPRMVSRFGDEAYRVESATMLATFLHTLRGSPFVYQGEEIGMTNVPFESAGKFVDVETLRYVERMLERDDVENFEDIGDAVRYGSRDNARTPMQWSDAPNAGFTDREPWLTVNPNYTEVNVESARADPDSVWHYYRRLIDLRHDAPVLVYGDYEPLLPDHPEIYAYRRTLEDVGALVVLNFFDGEPRFDLPGSVAYDGAELLISNYEVERPEGPDGFDLRPYEARVYRLE; encoded by the coding sequence ATGAACTCAACGTCCTCCCCGACGTCCACGAGCACCGCGAGCGTCGCAGAGAGCGAACGAACGTGGTGGAAGGAGTCAGTGTTCTACGAGATCTACCCGCGGAGCTTCTACGACTCGAACGACAACGGCGTCGGCGACCTCCCCGGAATCGTCCGGAAACTGGACTACCTGGACGACCTCGGCGTCGACGTCGTCTGGCTGACGCCGGTGTACGACTCCCCGCAGGCCGACTTCGGCTACGACATCCGCGACTACCGCGACATCCTCGACGAGTACGGCACGATGGACGACTGGGAACGGCTCCGGGACGGCCTCCACGAGCGGGACATGCGGCTCGTCATGGACCTCGTGGTCAACCACACCTCCGACGAGCACGAGTGGTTCGAGAAGTCACGGCGGGAGGTCGACCCGTACACGGACTACTACATCTGGCGCGAGGGCGATCCGGAGGCCGGTTCCGGCGACCCCTACGACCCGGACGCGCTCCCCAACAACTGGGACTCGCTGTTCGGCGGGCCGGCCTGGACCTACGACGAGCGCCGGGGCGAGTACTACCTCCACCTGTTCGACGGGAAACAGCCGGACCTGAACTGGCGGAACCCGGCGGTGCGCGAGGACGTGTACGGGATCATGCGCTGGTGGCTCGACCGGGACATCGACGGCTTTCGGATGGACGTCATCAACTTCATCTCGAAGGCGGACGGGCTCCCGGACGGCGACCCCTCCGCGGTCGTCACGGGGAGCGAGCACTTCATCAACGGACCCCACGCCTGCGAGTACCTCCGGGAGATGGACGAGCGGGTGCTCTCCGAGTACGACGTCGTGACCGTCGGCGAGATGCCCGGAATCTCGGTCGAGGACGCGCGGGAGTACGTCGGCCGGGACGGCCCCCTCGACATGGCGTTCCACTTCGAGCACATGCGCCTCGACGAGGGACCGGATGACCCGTGGAACTTCCGCGACTGGTCGCTCGACGACTTCAGGGAGACGTTCACGCGCTGGCAGACGGGGCTCGCCGGGGAGGGGTGGAACGCGCTGTATCTCAACAACCACGACCAGCCCCGCATGGTCTCGCGGTTCGGCGACGAGGCGTACCGCGTCGAGTCCGCGACGATGCTCGCCACGTTCCTCCACACGCTCCGCGGGTCGCCGTTCGTCTACCAGGGAGAGGAGATCGGCATGACGAACGTCCCGTTCGAGAGCGCCGGCAAGTTCGTCGACGTGGAGACGCTCCGGTACGTCGAGCGGATGCTCGAACGCGACGACGTGGAGAACTTCGAGGACATCGGGGACGCGGTGCGGTACGGGAGCCGCGACAACGCCCGCACGCCGATGCAGTGGTCGGACGCCCCGAACGCCGGGTTCACCGACAGGGAGCCTTGGCTGACCGTCAACCCGAACTACACCGAGGTGAACGTCGAGAGCGCCCGGGCCGACCCGGACTCGGTGTGGCACTACTACCGCCGCCTGATCGACCTGCGCCACGACGCGCCGGTGCTCGTCTACGGCGACTACGAACCCCTCCTGCCCGACCACCCCGAGATCTACGCCTACCGGCGGACCCTCGAGGACGTCGGGGCGCTCGTCGTCCTGAACTTCTTCGACGGCGAGCCCCGGTTCGACCTGCCCGGATCCGTGGCGTACGACGGGGCGGAACTGCTCATCTCGAACTACGAGGTCGAGCGCCCCGAGGGGCCCGACGGCTTCGACCTGCGACCGTACGAGGCGAGGGTCTATCGGCTCGAGTGA
- a CDS encoding aryl-sulfate sulfotransferase codes for MNIDDRRRVVLATATLLAAAVLVGGFASAQLSGDGVRGDPAVEQAFRSGDTGQVVAERDDVTVVGTDSTAFVGDEGSGPRKLAEIVAFAPDGSIYYYDRRHTRYWDVDPVEGTDATVEFVYSDHLDADECGSETVCTRNGVERVNLTTGERRSVYSRITPGKHSTRWHDVDRIDDERLLVADIDRDRAYVVNTTTGLVEWEWDAQDRFDPESGGPYPDDWTHINDVEYVEIDGRETVMVSIRNHDQVAFVDVERGFREDWTLGSDDDLDVLYEQHNPDFIPADRGGPAVLVADSERGRVVEYQREDGEWEQSWQWSDQRLTWPRDADRLPNGHTLITDSNGDRVLEIDREGEIVWSADVGFPYESERLGTGDESAGGESAASLGLESRQPPAARGEGDLVSRAAATLPPSVVNAIAYVLPPWVGIPQVLAALVLLVAAPWWLLAEYRRSSYDLSLRSPLSVRRR; via the coding sequence ATGAACATCGACGACCGGCGTCGGGTGGTCCTCGCGACGGCGACGCTGCTGGCGGCCGCGGTCCTCGTCGGGGGGTTCGCGTCCGCCCAGCTCTCGGGCGACGGGGTCCGCGGCGATCCGGCGGTCGAACAGGCGTTCCGTTCCGGGGACACGGGACAGGTCGTGGCCGAGCGCGACGACGTCACCGTCGTCGGGACCGACTCCACCGCGTTCGTGGGCGACGAGGGGTCCGGACCCCGGAAGCTCGCCGAAATCGTCGCGTTCGCTCCCGACGGGAGCATCTACTACTACGACAGGAGGCACACGCGCTACTGGGACGTCGATCCGGTCGAGGGGACCGACGCGACCGTCGAGTTCGTCTACTCCGACCACCTCGACGCCGACGAGTGCGGGTCCGAGACGGTGTGTACCAGGAACGGCGTCGAGCGAGTGAACCTCACGACCGGGGAGCGGCGGTCGGTGTACAGCCGCATCACGCCCGGGAAGCACTCGACGCGGTGGCACGACGTGGACCGCATCGACGACGAACGGCTCCTCGTCGCGGACATCGACCGGGACCGCGCGTACGTCGTCAACACCACGACCGGCCTGGTCGAGTGGGAGTGGGACGCCCAGGACCGGTTCGACCCCGAGAGCGGCGGCCCGTACCCGGATGACTGGACCCACATCAACGACGTCGAGTACGTCGAGATCGACGGACGGGAGACGGTGATGGTGAGCATCCGGAACCACGACCAGGTCGCGTTCGTCGACGTGGAGCGCGGATTCCGCGAGGACTGGACGCTCGGGAGCGACGACGACCTGGACGTCCTCTACGAGCAGCACAACCCCGACTTCATCCCGGCCGACCGGGGCGGGCCCGCGGTGCTGGTCGCCGACTCCGAGCGCGGTCGGGTCGTCGAGTACCAGCGGGAGGACGGCGAGTGGGAGCAGTCCTGGCAGTGGTCCGACCAGCGGCTGACCTGGCCGCGCGACGCCGACCGCCTGCCGAACGGCCACACCCTGATCACGGACTCGAACGGCGACCGCGTGCTGGAGATCGACCGGGAGGGCGAGATCGTCTGGAGCGCGGACGTCGGCTTCCCGTACGAGTCCGAGCGGCTCGGCACCGGCGACGAGAGCGCGGGCGGCGAGAGCGCCGCGTCGCTCGGGCTCGAGAGCCGGCAGCCGCCGGCCGCGCGCGGCGAGGGCGACCTCGTCTCGCGGGCCGCGGCGACGCTTCCGCCGTCGGTCGTGAACGCGATCGCCTACGTGCTGCCGCCGTGGGTGGGCATCCCCCAGGTGCTCGCCGCGCTGGTGCTGCTCGTGGCCGCACCGTGGTGGCTCCTGGCCGAGTACCGCCGGAGTTCGTACGATCTGTCGCTCCGGTCGCCGCTCTCGGTGCGGCGACGATGA
- a CDS encoding HalOD1 output domain-containing protein encodes MRENAESDVVRRELERDGANPAVQVSEVIAELEGKEVDELEAIYDCIDHVLDRVFSDPPRPGADVEVAFSYEGYRVSVEQDGSATFVRNG; translated from the coding sequence ATGCGCGAGAACGCCGAGAGCGACGTCGTCCGACGTGAACTGGAGCGGGACGGGGCGAATCCGGCGGTACAGGTGTCCGAGGTGATCGCGGAACTGGAGGGGAAGGAGGTAGACGAGTTGGAGGCCATCTACGACTGCATCGACCACGTCCTCGACCGCGTCTTCTCGGACCCGCCCAGGCCGGGGGCCGATGTGGAGGTGGCGTTCAGTTACGAGGGGTACCGCGTCAGCGTCGAACAGGACGGATCCGCGACGTTCGTGCGGAACGGCTGA
- a CDS encoding ABC transporter substrate-binding protein: protein MSPVSPRSTRRRFLAAVAATGGVTSAAGCLDQIRGAAGRDAGERLSLEIKAPPADADPVAIRIARALRENLDAAGVGARVTPVAVEELYRQVLINNEFDVYVGQYPTRNAVDPDDLYPLLHSRFFGEPGWQNPFGTSDPSVDELLERQRTTTGEDRLDAAVELQHTLSEIAPFSVLAFPDELSAVRAGRYEGWLRTTGGFDTPLGLLSLDRTDDGTDGDWTGVGSSESDDTDGDGGADDPGESPDGNEEPTRFTLATTDGRITENRNPIAVEFRGSGTFTGLLYDPLARQYAGEFNPWLAVDWNWGSGGTAGSGGGTETDGPATTATVTLRDGLTWHDGEPITAADVAFTYHFLADTSMGNLDSPVPAPRFRGRASLVESAGALDDRTVKLGFATPSRSVAVRALTVPVLPAHVWQERANEVNVPGLDTDGVTEALVWANPEPVGSGPVRFERASGGESVALSRNPDHFLAAERPPADVPERFHGKPAFDELVVQRAPSDSTAVELVTAGDVDATISRLRPATVPRIGRTGDVRLVSSRSWSFYHLGFNVRRSPLSNTRFRRTVSDLLDSGRVVADQFGGYAVPAATPLAGTAWEAPELRWDAETREAEFFGEGGELDVERAKEAFREAGFRYDEEGRLRD from the coding sequence ATGTCGCCTGTCTCTCCGAGGTCCACGCGCCGCCGATTCCTCGCCGCGGTCGCCGCCACCGGCGGCGTCACGTCCGCGGCCGGGTGTCTCGACCAGATCAGGGGTGCCGCAGGCCGCGACGCGGGCGAACGGCTCTCGCTCGAGATCAAGGCGCCGCCGGCGGACGCGGACCCCGTGGCGATCCGGATCGCCCGGGCGCTCCGGGAGAACCTCGACGCGGCCGGCGTCGGCGCCCGCGTGACGCCCGTCGCCGTCGAGGAGCTGTACCGGCAGGTGCTCATCAACAACGAGTTCGACGTCTACGTCGGCCAGTATCCGACGCGGAACGCGGTCGACCCCGACGACCTCTACCCGCTGTTGCACTCGCGGTTCTTCGGCGAACCGGGCTGGCAGAACCCGTTCGGCACCAGCGACCCCTCCGTCGACGAACTGCTCGAGCGGCAGCGCACGACGACGGGGGAGGACCGCCTCGATGCGGCCGTCGAACTCCAGCACACGCTCTCGGAGATCGCCCCCTTCTCCGTGCTCGCGTTCCCGGACGAACTCTCCGCGGTCCGCGCCGGCAGGTACGAGGGCTGGCTTCGGACGACCGGCGGCTTCGACACGCCGCTCGGGCTCTTGAGTCTCGATCGAACCGATGACGGGACGGACGGCGACTGGACCGGCGTGGGGTCGTCGGAGTCGGACGACACCGACGGCGACGGCGGCGCCGACGACCCGGGTGAGTCCCCGGACGGGAACGAGGAGCCGACGCGGTTCACGCTCGCGACGACGGACGGCCGGATCACGGAGAACAGGAACCCCATCGCCGTGGAGTTCCGCGGCTCGGGCACGTTCACGGGGCTCCTCTACGACCCGCTCGCGAGGCAGTACGCAGGCGAGTTCAACCCGTGGCTCGCGGTCGACTGGAACTGGGGAAGCGGCGGGACGGCCGGATCGGGCGGCGGGACGGAGACGGACGGGCCGGCGACGACGGCGACGGTCACCCTCCGCGACGGGCTCACCTGGCACGACGGGGAGCCGATCACGGCCGCCGACGTCGCGTTCACCTACCACTTCCTCGCCGACACCTCGATGGGAAACCTGGACTCGCCGGTCCCCGCCCCCCGGTTCCGCGGGCGCGCGTCGCTCGTCGAGTCGGCGGGTGCGCTCGACGACCGGACGGTCAAACTCGGCTTCGCCACCCCGAGCCGGTCGGTCGCGGTCCGGGCGCTCACAGTGCCCGTGCTCCCGGCGCACGTCTGGCAGGAACGGGCGAACGAGGTGAACGTCCCGGGGCTCGACACCGACGGGGTCACCGAGGCGCTGGTGTGGGCGAACCCGGAGCCGGTGGGGAGCGGCCCCGTCCGCTTCGAACGCGCGAGCGGGGGCGAGTCGGTCGCGCTCTCGCGGAACCCCGACCACTTCCTCGCCGCCGAGCGTCCGCCGGCCGACGTCCCGGAGCGGTTCCACGGGAAGCCGGCGTTCGACGAACTGGTCGTCCAGCGAGCCCCGTCGGACTCGACCGCGGTGGAGCTCGTCACGGCGGGGGACGTCGACGCCACGATCTCCCGGCTCCGACCGGCCACGGTGCCGCGGATCGGCCGGACGGGCGACGTGCGCCTCGTCTCCTCGCGGTCGTGGTCGTTCTATCACCTCGGGTTCAACGTGCGCCGGTCGCCGCTGTCGAACACCCGGTTCAGACGGACGGTGTCGGACCTGCTCGACTCCGGGCGGGTGGTGGCGGACCAGTTCGGCGGCTACGCGGTCCCGGCGGCGACCCCGCTCGCCGGGACCGCGTGGGAGGCGCCCGAACTCCGATGGGACGCCGAGACGCGCGAGGCGGAGTTCTTCGGCGAGGGCGGCGAACTGGACGTCGAGCGCGCGAAGGAGGCCTTCCGAGAGGCCGGCTTCCGCTACGACGAGGAGGGTCGACTCCGGGACTGA
- a CDS encoding glycosyltransferase family 39 protein — MSDDSTGTGDGSSPTGDRSAVRPLRAFAGARRLPEAPLTRADAPWLGGVLVVGAAVAATYVLTNPYPAFGAGLFTVIADAIRESGYGLPTSVPGYSEEPVPVAYPPLGFYALAVLRDLGADPFAAARFVPPLVTAAALVPAYLLGRDLLDGRARGCAAALLLGVNSQVLKWHVSAGGVVRAPAFLFALASAYAGLRLFRDREAAWLPVSVATFTLTVLTHPTYTLFVVLTYLLFWVGYDRSLAGLLRGAAVGFGGLLLSAPWWLSVAGRHGPTVFAAAAGTHGGIGGGLLEAITPWSLVPVAAAVLLALAGWRVLPAWVVLARIAFAQSRFVYAVGAFALVALAVELAPRLPDPFPGRPGARRAVAVAALVCIATVGVGGLGYSFSSAADPTTPSFVDDDDVEAMEWAAAETEPDATFVVLGDAAEWFPAVADRTILVAPWGAEWRTPETYEQHLGAFENASACGTAACLDYHLSAVEPEPRPDYLYVPRGGYTIRGSRTVQFGTLERSLEHAGGYERAYANDGVVVYRVVNGTD; from the coding sequence ATGAGCGACGACTCCACGGGGACGGGCGACGGTTCGTCGCCGACCGGCGACCGATCCGCGGTCCGCCCGCTCCGAGCGTTCGCCGGCGCGCGCCGGCTGCCCGAGGCCCCGCTCACGCGCGCGGACGCGCCGTGGCTGGGCGGCGTGCTCGTGGTGGGGGCCGCGGTCGCGGCGACGTACGTGCTCACGAACCCCTACCCCGCGTTCGGCGCGGGGCTCTTCACGGTCATCGCCGACGCGATACGCGAGTCCGGGTACGGCCTCCCGACGAGCGTCCCGGGGTACTCCGAGGAGCCGGTCCCGGTGGCGTACCCGCCGCTCGGGTTCTACGCGCTCGCGGTGCTGCGGGACCTCGGCGCGGATCCCTTCGCCGCTGCTCGGTTCGTCCCGCCGCTCGTCACCGCCGCCGCGCTCGTCCCGGCGTACCTGCTCGGGCGCGACCTGCTCGACGGGCGGGCGCGGGGCTGTGCGGCCGCCCTGCTGCTGGGGGTCAACTCGCAGGTGCTGAAGTGGCACGTCTCGGCCGGCGGGGTGGTCCGTGCGCCCGCCTTCCTGTTCGCGCTGGCGAGTGCGTACGCCGGGCTCCGACTGTTCCGCGACCGCGAGGCCGCGTGGCTCCCGGTCTCGGTCGCGACGTTCACGCTCACGGTCCTGACCCACCCGACGTACACGCTGTTCGTCGTGCTCACCTACCTGCTGTTCTGGGTCGGCTACGACCGATCGCTCGCCGGACTGCTCCGGGGTGCCGCCGTCGGCTTCGGCGGGTTGCTCCTCTCCGCCCCGTGGTGGCTGTCCGTCGCCGGGCGCCACGGGCCGACCGTGTTCGCCGCCGCCGCGGGCACGCACGGCGGGATCGGCGGCGGGCTGCTCGAGGCGATCACCCCCTGGTCGCTCGTCCCGGTCGCCGCCGCCGTCCTGCTGGCGCTCGCCGGGTGGCGCGTGCTGCCCGCCTGGGTCGTCCTCGCCAGGATCGCGTTCGCCCAGTCGCGGTTCGTCTACGCCGTCGGCGCGTTCGCGCTCGTCGCCCTCGCGGTCGAACTCGCGCCGCGGCTCCCCGACCCGTTCCCCGGCCGCCCCGGGGCGCGAAGGGCGGTCGCGGTCGCGGCGCTCGTCTGCATCGCGACCGTCGGCGTCGGCGGGCTGGGCTACTCCTTTTCGAGCGCCGCCGACCCGACCACCCCCTCGTTCGTCGACGACGACGACGTGGAGGCGATGGAGTGGGCCGCCGCCGAGACCGAACCGGACGCGACGTTCGTCGTGCTCGGCGACGCCGCGGAGTGGTTCCCCGCCGTGGCCGACCGGACCATCCTCGTCGCGCCGTGGGGCGCCGAGTGGCGAACCCCGGAGACGTACGAGCAGCACCTGGGGGCGTTCGAGAACGCCTCGGCCTGCGGGACCGCCGCCTGCCTCGACTACCACCTCTCGGCGGTCGAACCCGAACCCCGACCGGACTACCTCTACGTCCCCCGCGGCGGCTACACGATTCGGGGGAGCCGCACCGTCCAGTTCGGGACGCTGGAGCGGTCGCTCGAACACGCCGGCGGCTACGAGCGGGCGTACGCGAACGACGGCGTCGTCGTCTACCGCGTCGTGAACGGGACCGACTGA
- a CDS encoding PKD domain-containing protein produces MQPETERRPLLAAAAGVALGGLGIVGASDRANAETSEDSFTILEGTEYETTGTVRTADADGPTVLVVGGLHGNEVAGYEAAASVSDMDIVRGRLVTVPRANVTAIESGSRIGDDGTDLNRQFPTGEEPTTELARAIWGVLERFEPDVVIDLHESRNLYDGDVEDGVGQAIFHSRDAEAEREAEEAADQLNENHVSDSAYDFTVAPFSLPPSETPNMLVHKAARDTDAVAFLAETVSSEPELSTRIRWHRRIVRSLLWEELLDESAIDDGDDEDGDEGEDGDDGDEEDGSDGEDDGADNEPPEAVIGTDPADAEDVDFSEGDTVVLDASASSDPDGEIVRYEWDVDGTDEFEEGGETVEASLSYCGELSMALRVTDDDGATATEEVVISTE; encoded by the coding sequence ATGCAACCGGAGACGGAGCGGAGACCGTTGCTCGCCGCGGCCGCGGGGGTCGCCCTCGGCGGACTGGGTATCGTCGGCGCATCCGACCGCGCGAACGCCGAAACCTCCGAGGACTCGTTCACGATTCTCGAGGGGACGGAGTACGAGACGACCGGGACCGTCCGGACCGCGGACGCCGACGGCCCCACCGTGCTGGTCGTCGGGGGGCTCCACGGGAACGAGGTCGCGGGCTACGAGGCCGCAGCGAGCGTGTCGGACATGGACATCGTACGAGGTCGCCTCGTCACCGTCCCGCGGGCCAACGTCACGGCCATCGAGAGCGGGTCACGGATCGGGGACGACGGGACCGACCTGAACCGGCAGTTCCCGACCGGCGAGGAGCCGACGACCGAACTCGCGCGGGCGATCTGGGGGGTCCTCGAACGCTTCGAGCCGGACGTCGTCATCGACCTCCACGAGTCCCGGAACCTGTACGACGGGGACGTCGAGGACGGCGTCGGGCAGGCGATCTTCCACTCGCGCGACGCCGAGGCCGAGCGGGAGGCCGAGGAGGCGGCCGACCAGTTGAACGAGAACCACGTCTCGGACTCCGCGTACGACTTCACCGTGGCACCGTTCTCCCTGCCGCCCAGCGAGACGCCGAACATGCTCGTCCACAAGGCGGCACGCGACACCGACGCCGTCGCGTTCCTGGCCGAGACCGTCTCCAGCGAGCCGGAACTCTCGACGAGGATCCGGTGGCACAGGCGGATCGTCAGGAGCCTCCTCTGGGAGGAACTCCTGGACGAATCGGCGATCGACGACGGGGACGACGAGGACGGTGACGAAGGCGAGGACGGTGACGACGGGGACGAGGAAGACGGATCGGACGGCGAGGACGACGGGGCGGACAACGAACCCCCGGAGGCGGTCATCGGGACGGACCCGGCGGACGCGGAGGACGTCGACTTCTCGGAGGGGGACACGGTCGTGCTCGACGCGTCCGCATCGAGCGACCCGGACGGCGAGATCGTGCGCTACGAGTGGGACGTCGACGGCACCGACGAGTTCGAGGAGGGCGGCGAGACCGTCGAGGCGTCGCTGTCGTACTGCGGTGAGCTGTCCATGGCGCTGCGGGTCACCGACGACGACGGGGCCACCGCGACCGAGGAGGTCGTCATCTCCACGGAGTGA
- a CDS encoding AAA family ATPase: MNAQDVETRCRAIVDELSRTVIVDDEVLRTVLTGLLAGGHVMLEDVPGTGKTLTARTLADALGLSFSRVQFTPDLLPSDVTGTDVFDEGSREFEFRPGPLFANVVLADEINRASPKTQSALLEAMEEEQVTVGGETHPLPTPFFVVATGNPVESEGTFELPAAQRDRFMLETSIGYPDMDGELELIDRRASRRATRPSTEQVCTAGEVEELREAPEDVHVEPPVRRYVASVTRATREDDRVATGVSPRGTERLFEAARARAAIGGREYVSPDEVKDVAPAALAHRLILTAEARIEGVGKREVVDDVLSTVEVPKLSGAERR, translated from the coding sequence ATGAACGCACAGGACGTCGAGACCCGCTGTCGAGCCATCGTCGACGAGCTCTCGCGGACGGTCATCGTGGACGACGAGGTCCTGCGGACGGTGCTGACCGGGCTGCTCGCGGGCGGTCACGTCATGCTCGAGGACGTCCCCGGCACGGGGAAGACGCTCACCGCTCGGACGCTCGCGGACGCGCTGGGGCTCTCCTTCTCGCGCGTCCAGTTCACCCCTGACCTCCTCCCCTCGGACGTCACCGGGACCGACGTGTTCGACGAGGGGAGCCGGGAGTTTGAGTTCCGGCCCGGGCCGCTGTTCGCGAACGTCGTGCTCGCCGACGAGATCAACCGCGCCTCCCCGAAGACCCAGTCGGCGCTGCTGGAGGCGATGGAGGAGGAGCAGGTCACGGTGGGCGGCGAGACGCACCCGCTCCCGACGCCCTTCTTCGTCGTCGCGACGGGCAACCCGGTGGAGTCGGAGGGCACCTTCGAGCTCCCGGCGGCACAGCGGGACCGGTTCATGCTCGAGACGAGCATCGGCTACCCCGACATGGACGGCGAACTCGAACTGATCGACAGGCGGGCGAGCCGGCGGGCGACGCGGCCGAGCACGGAGCAGGTCTGCACGGCCGGGGAGGTCGAGGAACTCCGCGAGGCGCCCGAGGACGTCCACGTCGAACCGCCGGTGAGGCGGTACGTCGCCTCCGTCACGCGGGCGACGCGCGAGGACGACCGCGTCGCCACGGGCGTCTCGCCGCGCGGGACCGAGCGGCTGTTCGAGGCCGCGCGGGCGAGGGCGGCGATCGGCGGCCGGGAGTACGTCTCCCCCGACGAGGTGAAGGACGTGGCCCCGGCCGCGCTCGCCCACCGGCTCATCCTGACCGCCGAAGCCCGCATCGAGGGCGTCGGCAAGCGGGAGGTCGTCGACGACGTGCTCTCGACGGTCGAGGTGCCGAAGCTCTCGGGGGCCGAACGTCGCTGA